The following are encoded together in the Marmota flaviventris isolate mMarFla1 chromosome 18, mMarFla1.hap1, whole genome shotgun sequence genome:
- the LOC114097451 gene encoding vomeronasal type-1 receptor 1-like — MFSVNVAMGMAIITQTGIGITGNSSLLCPYIYSLFRKHRMRPLEQMIHHLALANMLWIICGGIPQAMADFGLRYFLDDIRCKFVFYFYRVAWGNSLSTICLLGGFQALSINPTNPRWVELKFKALKHINSTCLLSWMFHLIVNIIVPMKVTGQTHSRNITVPSNLRYCSRLFINTIAESVFSFIFSSVDIICLGFMIWASGTMLFFLHRHKLQVQYIRSTGQSPQISPETRAIKSILTLVSTFVLFYSLSAAFEIYAFYVNNPQSWLANTTVIVASSFPSFSPFLLLRNYTHIFKLCSSC, encoded by the coding sequence ATGTTTTCTGTGAACGTGGCCATGGGAATGGCCATCATCACTCAGACTGGAATAGGAATCACAGGGAATTCTTCTCTCCTCTGTCcttatatttattctctttttaggAAGCACAGGATGAGACCATTAGAGCAAATGATCCACCATCTTGCCTTAGCCAATATGTTGTGGATTATCTGTGGAGGAATCCCTCAGGCCATGGCAGACTTCGGGCTGCGGTATTTCCTGGATGATATTAGATGtaaatttgtcttttatttttacagggtGGCCTGGGGAAATTCTCTTAGCACCATCTGTCTTTTAGGTGGCTTCCAGGCCTTAAGTATCAACCCCACAAACCCCAGATGGGTAGAACTCAAATTCAAAGCCCTAAAGCATATTAATTCTACCTGTCTCTTGAGCTGGATGTTTCATTTGATAGTAAATATTATTGTTCCCATGAAAGTGACTGGCCAAACCCATAGCAGAAATATCACTGTGCCTTCAAATCTTAGATATTGCTCTCGTCTTTTTATTAACACAATTGCAGAATcggtattttcatttattttctcctctgtgGATATTATTTGTTTGGGATTCATGATCTGGGCCAGTGGAACCATGTTATTTTTCCTTCACAGGCACAAACTGCAAGTCCAGTACATTCGTAGCACTGGACAATCTCCCCAAATATCCCCAGAGACCAGGGCCATAAAATCCATCCTGACACTTGTGAGcacttttgtcttattttattccCTCTCTGCTGCTTTTGAAATTTATGCTTTTTATGTCAACAATCCACAGTCGTGGCTGGCAAACACCACTGTGATTGTAGCATCTAGCTTTCCATCCTTCAGTCCCTTTTTGCTCTTAAGAAATTACACTCACATCTTCAagctctgctcctcctgctga